From Dermochelys coriacea isolate rDerCor1 chromosome 15, rDerCor1.pri.v4, whole genome shotgun sequence, a single genomic window includes:
- the UBE2L3 gene encoding ubiquitin-conjugating enzyme E2 L3 isoform X3 yields MAASRRLMKELEEIRKCGMKNFRNIQVDEANLLTWQGLIVPDNPPYDKGAFRIEINFPAEYPFKPPKITFKTKIYHPNIDEKGQVCLPVISAENWKPATKTDQVIQSLIALVNDPQPEHPLRADLAEEYSKDRKKFCKNAEEFTKKYGEKRPVD; encoded by the exons GAGCTTGAAGAAATCCGCAAATGTGGAATGAAAAACTTCCGTAATATCCAGGTTGATGAAGCTAATTTATTGACTTGGCAAGGGCTTATTGTTCCT GACAATCCTCCATATGATAAGGGAGCCTTCAGAATCGAAATCAACTTTCCAGCAGAGTATCCATTCAAACCTCCTaagattacatttaaaacaaagatcTATCACCCTAACATCGATGAAAAGGGGCAGGTTTGTCTGCCAGTAATTAGTGCTGAAAACTGGAAGCCAGCAACCAAAACTGACCAAG TAATCCAGTCCCTCATAGCACTGGTGAATGACCCACAGCCCGAGCACCCCCTTCGGGCTGACCTAGCTGAAGAATACTCTAAGGACCGTAAAAAATTCTGTAAGAACGCTGAAGAGTTTACAAAGAAATATGGTGAAAAGCGACCAGTGGACTAA
- the UBE2L3 gene encoding ubiquitin-conjugating enzyme E2 L3 isoform X2 yields the protein MGRGRTDGGFPPPRLIELEEIRKCGMKNFRNIQVDEANLLTWQGLIVPDNPPYDKGAFRIEINFPAEYPFKPPKITFKTKIYHPNIDEKGQVCLPVISAENWKPATKTDQVIQSLIALVNDPQPEHPLRADLAEEYSKDRKKFCKNAEEFTKKYGEKRPVD from the exons GAGCTTGAAGAAATCCGCAAATGTGGAATGAAAAACTTCCGTAATATCCAGGTTGATGAAGCTAATTTATTGACTTGGCAAGGGCTTATTGTTCCT GACAATCCTCCATATGATAAGGGAGCCTTCAGAATCGAAATCAACTTTCCAGCAGAGTATCCATTCAAACCTCCTaagattacatttaaaacaaagatcTATCACCCTAACATCGATGAAAAGGGGCAGGTTTGTCTGCCAGTAATTAGTGCTGAAAACTGGAAGCCAGCAACCAAAACTGACCAAG TAATCCAGTCCCTCATAGCACTGGTGAATGACCCACAGCCCGAGCACCCCCTTCGGGCTGACCTAGCTGAAGAATACTCTAAGGACCGTAAAAAATTCTGTAAGAACGCTGAAGAGTTTACAAAGAAATATGGTGAAAAGCGACCAGTGGACTAA